The Candidatus Thioglobus sp. genome window below encodes:
- a CDS encoding RluA family pseudouridine synthase translates to MIERKMTIKADNQLLIDALVEATELSKKTLKSALDKGCIWLKTDKQISRIRRIKKLLNKGDEVFIYWNEEILSSVPTQPTLILDKKSYSIWFKPAGVFSQGSKWGDHCSITRLVEKKLDRPSFLVHRLDRATSGLMIVAHSKAMARDFSKLFADRLIKKTYLAIVSGSFPVDKISLNDDIDDKHALSHITKLAENQKKTLLSVHIETGRKHQIRKHLSDFNFPIIGDRLYSDTKKDHLEDLQLQAVNLVFNCPIDQQSINIKVSEKEQLKL, encoded by the coding sequence GTGATAGAAAGAAAAATGACCATTAAAGCCGATAATCAGCTCTTAATTGATGCCTTGGTCGAGGCAACTGAATTATCTAAGAAAACTCTTAAAAGTGCGCTGGATAAAGGCTGTATTTGGCTAAAAACAGACAAACAAATTAGTCGAATCAGGCGTATTAAGAAATTATTGAACAAAGGTGATGAAGTCTTTATTTATTGGAATGAAGAAATTTTATCCTCAGTCCCTACTCAGCCAACATTAATACTAGATAAGAAAAGTTATAGCATTTGGTTTAAGCCTGCTGGTGTTTTTTCTCAGGGATCAAAGTGGGGAGATCATTGTTCAATAACTCGATTGGTTGAAAAGAAACTAGATCGCCCTAGCTTTTTAGTGCATAGACTTGATCGTGCAACTAGCGGGCTGATGATAGTTGCTCATTCAAAGGCTATGGCTCGAGATTTTTCAAAACTATTTGCTGATAGGCTAATTAAAAAAACCTATCTGGCGATAGTTTCGGGTAGCTTTCCAGTTGATAAAATTAGCCTGAATGATGATATCGATGACAAACATGCATTAAGTCATATCACCAAACTGGCAGAAAACCAAAAAAAAACACTGCTTAGTGTTCACATTGAAACAGGTAGAAAACATCAAATTAGAAAACATCTTAGTGATTTTAATTTCCCAATTATTGGCGATCGACTTTATAGTGATACAAAAAAAGATCACCTAGAAGACTTACAATTACAGGCGGTTAATTTGGTTTTTAACTGTC